Genomic segment of Oncorhynchus tshawytscha isolate Ot180627B linkage group LG28, Otsh_v2.0, whole genome shotgun sequence:
CTGACAAATGCTCAACTGTAGGAATTATTCATgaaataaatatgtttttgtgCCCATAACAATCTCCTTTTGCTAATTACTCACAAATCCTTTCCCTAATACAATGTGTCACTTTAATCAAATCTGAGGAAGCACTTATGACCTTAGCTGACCCCTTTTAATATTTGTATTAGGTTTTTGTACTTCAAGTCAGCAAATGTTTGTGATTAGACCCTATCCTACCACACCCACTCCGGTTCGTTAGCAACTCTTGTGCTTTGACATCTTCATCTCAATGTTTTTAAAACTTAATGAATAGATTTGTATCTAAGTCAGTCAAAGCTATTGCATGTTATGCCACAACTTCAATGCCTTGGTTGTCAATGCAGAGTACAATTTGTCCCAACTACTGCACTGTCATTTTGAGTATACAGGAATACCTATTAATGCTTGTACATGAACACATGATACTTCATTGGAATGTTATTCTTATGCAATTCTTACAGATTCTCTCCGTAATATTGTTCCCATTTTGAACGTCTTCCAAGGAAATATGGGATGCCCATTAGAGTAGGCTATAGTTGCTGTCAGGAAATCTATTACATTTTCCGTGGGTATAATAGACTCTCAGTGGGGTTGTTTTGTCTCCTGTTTTGATATTCACCATGTTCTTTTGAACAAAACGGATGCATTTTTGTGTACACCCGTGACAAATTGTCCAATTAGAATCTTCATGGCTTTGCATACAATATCTTCATGCATACGATATCTCCAATTAAGCAGACATTGATGCTCCTCAAAACATAACGCTGATTGTTTTTATTTGCAGCTCACCATTTAAATATGAATTTATACCCCAGCATGATGTAGCCTATTCCACACATCAATAACATTCAGTACACAATATCTGCTATATGATGACTCAATGTGAATTAAGGAACAGGTTTGTACCATAGACGTATAGACACAACTTAGTCGTATGAAAGCTGCTTATACCATGGTCAGAGCCGTATATACTCTATATGATTCTGACCATGGTATTCTTTGTGTGCCGTCTTGTTCAAGAACACTTCAACAGCTTCATTCATTGCAATGAACCTACACACAGAGGGAATCATTCTCATTCCCCACCATTTCAATCCTAATCCATCCCTAAAGTGTCCACCACAGACAACCTTGATTCCTCCTTCCACGGGACTCAGACCTGTATTCTGTATGCCGAGCTGTATCCCAGGTCCTTACTGTGCATTGTAAATTATGGTGTTGGACCGAGCATTGAGATGGACCTGTGTGCTCAGATTACTGATGCACCAACCAAGGCTGTTGGATCCCTTCCCCTCTGACCGGCATGTCTTAGCTGCCATGGATGGGATCAGGAAGGCTTCTCCATCCACATTACATTTGGATGAGCATGAATGACCAACGGTGGACACGCTCTAGTGATGCCTGCAAAAAAAGTCCCTAGTCAAAAAATCCTATAGgattcatttttttaaaaatctaatagAATCATATAGGAGTCCAATATGACTGGTTCCATTGCATTCTTGTACTGGAATCCTATAGGATCTTATAGTATAAAATCCTATAAGGTAGAATCCCATATGAGTCCAATAGGACTGGTTTCAAAATCTGATAGGATTTTCTATTGGGTTTTTGTATTGTATTCCTATAGGATAAAATCCTATATGATAGAATCCTATAGGACTCCAATAGGACTGGTTCTAAAATCTGACAGGATTTTTCTATTGGTCATACTGCAAATGAACTTGCAGCCCTGAATCACTCCCATATTGTGATGgtgtgttgaacaggttaagaaCCTCAGGGAATTATCACTGGTGTGAGTAGGCAaagatacattgtagaataatagtgaagacatcaaaactatgaaataacacatatggaatcatttttAGCAAATGATAGTATTACAATACAGTGACAAAAAATAGATACAAATGGCTAcaacttagctagctagtcagttaACAGCAAAATGTGGCTAACAGTAGTTTCTTAGCTAGCATAAAAACAAGTGCATAAAATGCTGCAACATGACAAAAATATGACTAAAACATAAGGAAACATAAGGAAACAAATACTGTACCCAGAGTTCTTACATTCACAGTGAAGGATAAAACAGTTAGAataaaaatgtttgaaaaaatTATCTGCACGGCCACAGGTGTTGAGCTGAACTTGGGAGTTCGTTCTAGATGTGATGTTATCAGTCACTCTTAAAGGGACAGGCTTTCTTACAGGTGAATAAAACAGGAATTAATATAGAACTGTTGTTTCCAATCAACAAAAATGTTGTAATTCATGTTATTGTATTGTACTGGAACTTATGACAAAAACTATTATTTATTGGGTTCAATAAGGAAAAAAAGTTTGAATAAGTTTCTGATTGGGGTGACAAAATCCTACAAGATTTACCAAAAACCTACAGGATTGTGAGAATCTTGGTCCAATAGGATTAATTGTGATTCCGAATAGGAAAAAAGCAGTCCAATATAATTCCAATATGATTCTGATACAGGTGACGCAATATCCTATAGGACTGCGAGAATCCTATAGGAtcacttttttttctccaatagGAAAAAAGTAGTTCAATAGGATTTTGATAGAGGTGACACAAAATCCTATAGGATTGTGAGAATCCTATGATATTCTATTGGGAAAAAATGTACTGTCTGGAGAGCGGAGTCAGTGAAACATGAAAActagttaaaggggcaatctgcgatTGCTACATACGTTTTTggactatacactgagtgtacaaaacatcatgaatgcctgctctttccatgacacagactgtcCAGGTAAATCCAGTTGatagctatgatcccttattgatgtcacttgttaaatccacttcaaatcagtgtagatgaagaggagggaaCTGTGTGTAcggaactgcaacgctgctgggtttttcacgttaaacagtttcccgtgtgtatcaagaatggtccaccactcaaaggacatccagccaacttgacacaactgtgggaagcattgcagtcaacatgggccagcatccttgtggaacactTTAgaaaccttgtagagtctatgccccaataaattgaggttgttctgagggcaaaaggggagggggggttggAACTCAATTGATTCTTGAGGAATATAACttaaaatgcctcatgagcttagttttaACTGTTGCAACCCATCAGAACCAAaatccattgtttgtaaacaatgtaataaaacaacactatatagcctcagtCCTTGAGTCCATAgtgctgtctatgaatttgagagtggttccatttctccagccccatcccatAGCTGTTTACCAAAAACCATGGCAGGTGATTGGCTTTGTTCTTGTTTGATCTGCAGATTGCCTCTTTAAGTGCAAACATGGATTGTGAGATCCAAGGTGAGCTAGTAATTGTAAATGTGGAGGTAGGCCCTGTGAAAACCTACAGAGATGAGTCAGCGACCTTCAAGCATTAAAGTTATGTAACTGTTTCTAATAAACCTGACGGCTGCTGGGTATAGTAGGTGAcatcaaagagagagagcatcatcATTGTTCTCTGCCTTTGAAAACATTTCTTACTGACACCCACCTTCTCCCATTTTCTGATTTTCTGTTTTGCAGTCTGGCAGCTGTTGTTAAAACTGAAAATAAAACTGGGGTGACATCACACTAGTGCACTAATAGAAGCCTAATTATAGCCAAGGTCACTTTCTTTGTTTTGCTTATTTCAGACTCAGATATTTGTATATGGGGGTGATTTAATTTAATAAAATGTAATCAAATACTGCATAATAATGTAATTAAAACAGGCTAATAGATTGATGGAAAATCCTATTATATACTCTTCTGTTAATAAGAGACAGAGGATGGGCAACTTTGTCTTCCAGTGCTTAACTCCACATCATCATTAGACACTGTAACTTTCAGCTCCTGCTCCAAAGAGAATTGTGTCAAGATCCACCTGTTCATTTATCCTGGCTGATAACTAGAACACAGCGGGCTGCCTGACTCCCTAGTAGCTTTCAGTGAAATATGCTATTGTCAATACAAGGAACCAACTAAACAACCAAAGTCAATAAGAACAGATCAGCATGTCATTTTCTGTCCCTTGCTGTATCATTCCCAGTAGAGCTAACTGTTGTTTGACATTAGGAACTAGCCTATTAGAACAATGCTCTGCATTTCCAGTTTTAAATCCATTCCATCAATCAAAATGAAATATAAGAAAATATTGGGAAGTGTATGTTTCTATCAAGGGTTAGTTTCCCTGGCAACCGTGCTATGCCACTAGCAAGCAACTTAAAACTGGGGAACAAGTAGAAATCTTGATAAGATTTCACTTGCAACCTCAAAACGTTCAAAACCTCAAAACACATCATTTCATTTCACACTAAAATAGGAATAAAAAAGTGATACGTAATCACATCCCCTGGCAGCGGTTATTCATGTTTGGAACACTTAGCCTAGAGTCATAGTAAACATTGAAGGCAGAATGTTCCACAAGGAATGAATAGGCTAATCATCATCACCAAAATAAATCCACAGAAGATGCCTCATGAATAAGTGAAATCACATATCTACATAATATTCCAGTCACATCATAAAAAGAAGGAAACTACATCTGGAAATGAAATATCTGGAAAATGTTTATGCTGAATAACATGCAGAGTCTACTTAATTGAAAGCACACTGATGCATTTTACTTGCACATAGCAGTGAAACAAGATTGTATAGCTCTCCTCTTGTCTTGTAACAGATTGCCTACAGCCAAGTAATACATGTTTTCATTCACTTCCTTGGCTCTGTATAGCAGTAGGTTTAGTTCCTTTTTTCATCACATATACAGGCAGGTCCAAAATGATTGTCACCCTTGATAAAGACGAGCAAAAAAGAGCTATATTGTATATCCAATTATTTTGAAAATGATATGCTTTTATGCTAATataattgaaaaatatataaatattttgttTAAAGCTGCGATATGTAACTTTTTAGGCAACCTGACAAAATTCACATAGACATTTGAGTTTTAGATCTGTCATTCTTGTTGAAAGCAAATCTAAGAATCTGTTCTATGTaggctatttctatgcttccagtttttaagttttgtttttgcttcttttactttcggttttgtacaccagcttcaaacagctgaaaacacttttggttatggaaaatatatttcacagcggtttagatgctacaatgattctctacactatacttgcttgttttgtcacataaacacaAATTAGGTGAACAATTCAAATTTTAACAACCgggaaatggtggagcgatttttccatagtgcatctttaacaaGTAATACATGTTTTTCTGAAAAAGATAAGAATacaaatgattggcacccttgataaagacaAGCAAAACAGacagtttaaaataaataatacaaatactgagctatattgtaggCAAAAACAATTGGGAAAATGATATGCTTAACAAGTAATAAATGTTTTTCTGAAAAAGATACGAttcaaaatagccccataacatcaaagatccaccaccatattttacagtaggtatggggttcttttctATATACGATTCCTATTTTTTACGCCAAAGAGCTCTATGTTCCTGTCATCTGACTACAGCCCTGGCTCCAATCAAAGCGTCAATgccatttagcaaactccaggatTTTACATTTGTtgaatgacatgaaaatagagctctttggccacgcacatcAGTGGTGGGGTTGGCATTGAAATTAGGAATCATATGCAGAAAATAACCCCAAACCTACTCTAAAACGTtgtggtggtggatctttgatgttattggGCTATTTTGCTTCTACTGGTTGTGGGGCACTTGCTAAGGTCAagagcatcatgaactttacccagtaccagaaAATGTTATCCAAAAACCTGGTTGCATCTGCCAGGAGGCTAAAATGTGGCTataagtggatcttccagcaagacaataaccctaTGGTTTGAGCTGATTTGGGCTCAGGTGAAAGATATCAATGATCTgaaaggattctgtatggaggaatggtctaatatCCTCCCAATGcattctccaatctcataaagcattatagaaaaaggctcagtgccattgTCTTcataaggtgaggtattgaaaggtactgaaaacaggggtgccaataatattgacccctatctttttgagaaaaacatttattattaaacaaaatctcttttttttcattgttttagtGTAAAAATATATCATTTTCAGGGGGGTTGTATACAATATAGCTCACtatttaaactcagcaaaaaaagaaatgtccctttttcaggacccagtCTTTCAAAGATTATTCgtaagatcttcattgtaaagggtttaaacattgttccccatgcttgttcattgaagcattaacaattaatgaacatgcacctgtggaacggttgttaagacactaacagcttacagacggtaagcaattaaggtcacagttataaacatttaggacactaaagaggcatttctactgactctgaaaaacaccaaaagaaagatgcccagggtccctgctcatctgcgtgaacgtgcattAGGTATGctgtaaggaggcatgaggactgcagatgtggccagggcaataaattgcaatatccgtactgtgagacgcctaagacagcgctacagggagacaggacggacagctgatcatcctcgcagtggcagaccacgtgtaacaatacctgcacaggatcggtacatgcgaacattacacctgcgggacaagtacaggatggcaacaacaactgccggaGTTACAGCAGAAACGCACAGTCCtttcatcagtgctcagactgtccgcaataggcagagagaggctggactgggggcttctaggcctgttgtaaggcaggtcctcaccaatgggcacaaacccaccgtcgctggaccagacaggactggcaaaaagtgctcttctctgatgagtcgcggttttgtctcaccaggggtgatagtcggattcgcatttatggtggaaggaatgagcattacaccgaggcctgtactctggaacgggatcaatttggagatggagggtccatcatggtctggggcgtgGTGTCACAggatcatcggactgagcttgttgtcattgcaggtaatcTCAACGCTGTTCGTTACAGGGACAGTTACAGAggtctagggccattccccccagaaatgtccgggaacttgcaggtgcctttgtggaagagtggggtatctcacaacaagaactggcacatctggtgcagtccatgaggaggagatgcactgcagtacttaatgcagctggtggccacaccagatactgactgttacttttgattttgacaccccctttgttcagggacacattacaccatttctgttagtcacatgtctgtgggacTTGTTCAGtctatgtctcagttgttgaaccttgttatgttcatacaaatatttacacatgttaagttagctgaaaataaacacagttgacattgagaagacgtttgtttttttgctgagtttatattatttttcatttatttattttttgctcatctttatcaatattgggggggggggaaatgtTTTAACAAGTAATACATGTTTTTCTCAAAAAGATAGGAATCCAAATTATTGGAATCCTTGATAAAGACGAGGAAAAAAACTATTCACAAACCTCTATGTAATGATAGCCATTACATGTGTTGACTCAATAGTTTGTGTGGTAGTGAGATAAATCTATCAATATGTAGTTACATTAGTCATGTTCAACTATATTGCAAATGTTATTTGGCTCATAAGGCAAAAATGAAAAGTTGTCCTTATTTACAGATATTATAATACTGTTTCTTTGAAACTGTCCCTGAACAGTTCACATACAGTATCTCCATAAGGTTCAGTACCTGCTGGGAatttcacacagagacacacagagaggcaatATCATACCAGCAGCAGAAGATCTCCTTGAAGGTCTTCCTCATCTCCTGGCTCCTGAAGGCGTAGATTAGCGGGTCGatgacagagttacacatgatgAGAATGAGGTACATGTTGAAGTGAGACATGAAGCACATACAGTAGGGGTTCCTGGGGCAGGAGATCATGAggatgagatggaggaagaagGGCGCCCAGCACACTATGAACACCCCCAGGAGGATGGTGAGGGTGATGGCACCCTTCATGTTGGCTGCCTGCCAGATGGGGCCGTTGCCAGGCAGAGCGGCGATCCTCTTCATGTGCAGACGCGCCAGCATGAACATGTGGACGTACAGCGAGGCCATGAGCACCAGCATGCTGAAGAACATGATGATGAGGCAGATGAGGACGGTAGTGCTCTCCGAGTAGACGATGAAGAGGACGCCCGACACGGTGCAGAAGGTCCAGATGCTGGTGATGATGGCGGCAGCCCGGCGCACGGTCATAATGTTGTGGTAGCGTAGTGCGTAGAAGATAGTCACGTAACGGTCAACAGCGATGGCCAGCAGGCTCCAGATAGACGCCAGCAGGGAACTACAGATCATGGAGTCAAACACGTTGTCCATGCTCTTGATCATGCCACCGCCGATCCCCAAGTTGCCATCAGTGATCATCGCCATGACAATGGTCTCAGTGGCGTTGGAGACGCTGACCAGCATGTCAGCCACGGCCAGGGAACAGATGAAGAAGTACATGGGAGAGTGAAGATTCTTGTTCTTGATGATGGCGGCAATAACCAGGATGTTCTCCAGCAGGCTGACGATGCCCAGCGTGAGGAAGACCTCAGTGGAGATGAGCAGCTGCTCGTAACACCCAGGCAAACCACGGAATCTCTCCGCCATAGCCTGGGGCTGCTGATTGCTGAAAGGTAGAGCTCCAGAGCTGTGGTTCCGTAGGTGGAATGATCCATGGTGATGCTGGTGCGTGGCATTCATTGTTTTTGTAGGGTCTCTTCAGTCAGCACTCTTCAGCACACTTCATTCTTCATTATTCCCTTAATATGTCCAAAGAGTTTCTGTGCCTAACGAGGAGCTGCTACCTTAAAGCGCTTCAGCTTCGAGTGCCAGGCAGACACTGGGCAGTGAAGTGTATAGTCTGAGACATTGGGAGGCAGTCCGATACGTGACCGCAGGTGGCTGTTTGCCTCTAGCTCAGACTCCACTGGCAGGAAAGCCTCATCATCCTCTGGACTCACGCTGCCATCTATTTACCACAGCTTCAGCCAGAGAGGTATCtgagaaaaagaggagaagagagcagggtagagaaagagagagagagggataagtgagagcgagagaatggagagagaaggagaaagggagagagagagagagagggaggcagagagttTGAGAGATACATGgaaagagtgtgtgtctgtgagtgagtgagtgagtgagtgagtgagtgagtgagtgagtgagtgagtgagtgagtgagtgagtgagtgagtgagtgagtgagtgagtgagtgagtgagtgagtgagtgagtggtgagtgagtgagtgagtgagtgagtgagtgagtgagtggtgtgagtgagtgagtgagtgagtgagtgagtgagtgagtgagtgagtgagtgagtgagtggtggtgagtgagtgagtgagtgagtgagtgagtgagtgagtgagtgagtgagtgagtgagtgagtgagtgagtgagtgtgagtgagtgagtgagtgagtgagtgagtgagtgagtgagtggctaAGTCCAGAGAGTTTGAGACACTAACTGAAAGAATAGGTATtaaagcacacacagacagccagaTCTTCACTTAGCAGAATCATTCTCACTTTTCCTTCAGACACCCCTCAGCAATCTCATCCCCAactcttccctgtctctcagcCAATGAAGGGATGTTTACAAGGGTGGGCATCATATCTGGAGGATGTTCTTGGTCTGACATGGAGATAGGTATGGCTAGCCCTGCCCTGCTGCCCCTCACCTCACAGCACATACAGGTTGTCCTTCTAGCATATGTCAAATTAATCAATCTAATTTATGGTTTTATCAATGTCAGCGATGTGAGTCTTGATTTTAAGGTGTTTTAAAAAGCCTTCACAGTGGTGATTTAAATTGTATCAATAACATTTAGGAACTGTATTCTAACTGCCACTATGTTTCAAGCAATCAGCTTTACTGGAAATGCTATTGTATAAATCCCCAGTTGCTGAATATATCACATTGTCATGCAGCCTCCTCATCTGTCCTACTCATTAATCCCCAGTTGCTGAATATATCACATTGTCATGCAGCCTCCTCATCTGTCCTAAAATGAATCccacctctgactcattcagttCCTTCCAGCGCTTTGGGCTGGCTATCTGGCCTATCGATTACACCTCTTGATGTCTGACACATACACAGGCatggacacacgcacacatgcatacgcacagctgtggcaaaagttaggagataaagtatctaatcaatggaagatggaattaaaaCTACAGAATTAAGTTAAAGGAGAAGAATAGGCTACAACGACCAAGACGTCCCGTGTTACTCGCTCACAGTATGGCCCCTCCCCGCCTGCTAGAGCGgcaccactctctccatctcgcgCTTTATCAGCTCTGGTTAAAAAGTAGCTTAAAAAGtacttttctgctgcttccctcactcggaTCGGACCGGGTCTGGATCCAACCAGGTCTATACGGAACGGCTCTAGTTGTCCTCCGTCCGTTTGGAACGGGTCTCTAAATTTATTTATGCATATCGGGTCTGGGTGGTAAAGCCCCTGGTCCATTTTGCAAAGGGACCAACTTTTAGACCTGTGAAGACCTCTAGAAGGAAGGTCACTTGCTAACAAGGCTCAATTAGCTTATGTCCACATTTTCAACAGTAGGCATCTATAGAGATCAAATGACTGAGCAAATAATTGAATACGCAAGTGGTCATGTGATCAGGGATATAAGAATATACAAGGCAGACTGATCTAGTGGGTTAGATGATTATTGAGTCATTGCTACAGGCTATTCTTGACATCAAAGCATTGTCTGGAACGTGAATTGAAAAACTGAGCCGAGCCACAAACGGATCACTTTGGCTAATAATGTGTGATCTTTCCAGCTTTTTTAATGAATCTGCCACTGTTTCACACTGGCATTGTTTTGAATGATTAGCCAGTAGTCTGTATAGACAGAGATGGCGAAAGTCCATTGTCAGTCCCCTGTGGTACAGCCCCACTATTGGAGGATAGATCCGCAACAAATGTCAGTGAGCCAATCAATGAGTCAGCTTGAAAGCTACTGTCTGTAAATGAGCCAATGAAGCTGCAGGTGTTCCAAAAGCGTGTCAGAGAACTGGTATGAGCCAACTATTTGATTTGTACTAATTGACAGAACAGGTGTCATCTTTtctagtttaaaaaatatatactgtatatacatataaaagtttggacacacctactcattcaagggtttttctttattttttactattttctacactgtagaataatagtggagacatcaaaactatgaaaaaacacatatggaatcatgtagtaacctaaatatattctagattcttcaaagtagccaccctttgccttgatgacagctttgcacactcttgacattctctcaaccagctacacctggaatgcttttccaacagtcttgaaggatttcccacatatgctgaccacttgttggctgcttttccttcactctccggtccaactcatcccaaaccatctcaattgggttgagttcgggtgattgtggaggccaggtcatctgatgcagcactccatcactctccttcttggtcaaatagcccttacacagcctggaggtgtgttgggtcattgtcctgaacCCCAATGTTCCCGGCTCTATTTGGAAGATAAATAGAGCCGTAAAGACGCATTTTTGGATGAACCGATATTCATTTGACAGTCTAGTGGGAGGGTTACAGCCAGAAGAAGGGGACAATGGATGGGGCAAGATCTTGGAGATACTAGTGTTTGTCTACTGGCTGGCCAATGCCACATCATACCACATCGTTTCTGATGTCTTTGGAATCTGTTCATTACCATATATTAATTGCTGCGatgtcatgcagactgacatttTTGTGTTTATATCTTTTCATAACAGCAAGaacaagtttgatgtcggacaACAATAGAATATTCATGATTTAATGCGTGCCAAAGCCAGTAAGATGAAAGGGGACGTTTTATACTGAAGCACTGATGGGAGTTTAAAACATAATACTGCATTGATGATTACCTCAGCTGGCAAAAATAAAAGTACGTGCTTGTTACCGGCAATACTCGCAGATAAAAAGGCGGTAAAAAAGAAGACTACATGCTACTGTAAAGATGGCTGGTTTTTATC
This window contains:
- the mc4r gene encoding melanocortin receptor 4, whose protein sequence is MNATHQHHHGSFHLRNHSSGALPFSNQQPQAMAERFRGLPGCYEQLLISTEVFLTLGIVSLLENILVIAAIIKNKNLHSPMYFFICSLAVADMLVSVSNATETIVMAMITDGNLGIGGGMIKSMDNVFDSMICSSLLASIWSLLAIAVDRYVTIFYALRYHNIMTVRRAAAIITSIWTFCTVSGVLFIVYSESTTVLICLIIMFFSMLVLMASLYVHMFMLARLHMKRIAALPGNGPIWQAANMKGAITLTILLGVFIVCWAPFFLHLILMISCPRNPYCMCFMSHFNMYLILIMCNSVIDPLIYAFRSQEMRKTFKEIFCCWYDIASLCVSV